One Calditrichota bacterium genomic window, ACGCTTCCTGAAGAGCATCTACGCTGCCGACAACCCCCGCCTGCATGTGAAGTTGCTGGCACTGGACCGCAGCAAGCGGGATCCCGGAGGCGTTGCCGAACGTTTTGCGATCGACCACGTGCCCACTTTCGTGGTGATGGTCGATGGCGTCGAGCTTGGGCGCGTCGTGGAGACGCCTTCGCTGACCATCGAGCAAGACATCGCCCTTCTTTTGTTGGGAAGGTCTGGTGCATGAGACGCGTTGAGCCCGGCGCTGACATCTACTTCATCGCCATCTGCGGCACAGCAATGGCCGCGTTGGCTGCCATGCTCAAGAAGCTCGGCTACCGGGTGCGCGGCTCGGACAAGGACGTCTACCCGCCCATGAGCACCTTCCTGGCGGCGCAGGGCATCCCCGTGTACGAGGGCTTTGACGCCGCCCATCTGGAGCCCGCCCCGGACCTGGTGGTCATAGGCAACGCCATGTCGCGTGGCAACCCCGAGGTGGAAGCCGTGTTGGAGCGCAAGCTCCACTATACCTCGATGCCTGAGGCTCTTAAGGAGTTTGTGCTGCGCGATCGCTATTCGGTGGTGGTCACCGGCACCCACGGCAAGACGACCACCAGCTCGATGATTGCCTGGGCCTTGGAATGCGCCGGCCGGGACCCTGGCTTTCTCATCGGCGGGGTGCCCTGTAACTTCCAGCAGGGCTTCAAGTATGGCTCGGGTCGGCACTTTGTCGTGGAAGGGGACGAGTACGACACCGCCTTTTTCGACAAGGGGCCCAAGTTCATGCACTATCTGCCCGACGTGGCAGTCATCAACAATATCGAGTTCGACCACGCGGACATCTACACCAGCTTGGACGAGATCAAGTTGGCCTTCCGCCGTTTCATCAACATCATCCCTCGCAACGGCCTGCTGGTAGCCGGTGCCGACGACCCGGTGGTGATGGAGCTGGCGCCGCGCGCGCTGTGTCCGGTGCACACCTTCGGCCTAAAAGAGGGCGCAGCCTGGCGCGCGGTGGACACCGCCTTCGCTGACGGGGGGACCCGCTTTGTCGCCTTGTACCAAGGGAAAAAAGAGGGAGAGTTCCACACGCAGCTGATGGGCACGCACAACGTGCGCAACGCACTGGCTGCTATTGCGACCTGCCGCTTCTTGGGCCTGAGCTGCCAGGAGATTGCCGCCGCGCTGGCCACCTTCCAGGGCGTCAGGAAGCGGCTGGAACTGCGGGCGGAGGTCAACGGTATCAAGATCTACGATGACTTTGCGCATCACCCCACGGCGATCAGGGAGACGCTCAGTGGGGTGCGTGCCTTGCAGCCTGGAGCGCGCATCTGGGCGCTGTACGAGCCACGGACCGCCACGGCGCGGCGCAAGGTGTTTCAGAAGGAGTTTGCGCAGAGCTTTGATGCCGCAGAACAGGTGGTGGTGGCGCCGGTGCATCGGCCGGACAAAGTGCGGCCGGAGGAGCTGTTCTCCGTGCCGGAACTGGTGGCCGACCTGCGGGCGGGGGGCAAGGATGCTCATCACTTCCCAGACGTGGACGCCATCGTGGCATTCGTGGCTGCCCACGCGCGTCCTGGCGATGTCATTGTGACCTTGAGTAACGGCGACTTTGAGGGCATTCACGACAAGCTAAAAACTGCTCTGGAGAGGAAGTACGGCGATGGGGCAAGGCAGCGGTGAGAAGAAGGGGGAGGGGAAACCACGTCCCAAGATGAGCAAAATCGACCGCATCCTGATCGAGGTGCAGCGCAACCTGCGTGACTCATGCGTTCCGGCGACGCTGAAAGACCTGACTGCGTTCGAACGCAAGCGCATCCATCGTTTCTTCGACGGCAACCCGGACTTTGCAACCAAGACCTACCGCAACGATGGCGACTATGTGCTCAAAGTCTTCCCGGTGGGGAACATTCGCAGGCTCGCCGAACAAAAGGCCGAAGAGGCACGGCAGAAGCAGTGCGTGGTGGCCTTGCCGCCCATGGGGAGTTTTGAACGCTTTGTGGTGCACAACGCGCTGAAGCAGTACACGGACTTGGAGACCACCAGCGTGGGCGAGGGCCCAGACCGCCACGTGGAAATCCGACCGGTGCGCTACGGCCGCGGCTTGAAGCGGATCATCAAGAGGATCAAACTGCTCTGACGCCGCCGGCTGGGCTGCGCCGGTCAGGCCGTCAGCCAGATCGGATTGGTGTAGCAGACATGTTCCCCATTGGGCCCGCGGGAGGAGAGTTCCCCTCGCACATAGAGGTCGTCCGCATGGTTTTCCACCGTTAACTCCGCGCGGTGTTGGAACCTCTCCGGGAAGCGATTGCAGTCCCACAGGATTTCCTCCCGCCTTGCTCCTTTTTTGCCCAACCAGATGGTCAGCCGGTGGAGTGGCCCAAACTCCGCGGTAGACTTGGCAGTTACCACTAGTCGCGCAGGTGAGCCGCGAAGGGTCCCGCCGATGTGCGCGGTCCCCGCAGGTGATTCCGCCCGCAGCTCCAAGAAGGGGCCGGTGGTGACTAATGTTTTTCCTTGGCGCAGCGCAGCTTTGAGCGAAGCGAGCGTCAATTCGCCCTCGACAAGCACACCTGTGCGCGCGGCGCCGAAGATCTGGTGACAGTGCTCCCGCATGGTGAGGAAGGGCAGGCCGATCTGGCGGAACCGGGCGAAATTACCGTGGCCGTCGTTGCCGGCGACGATGGTCAGGCGCTGGCCGGCCAGAAGGAGGCTGACCCAGCGACGGAGTGTCCTCCTGGCAGCGACATCCGTGTGGCCATTGAGGAGCTGCAGGCCATTGAGTCGTGGGTGGCGATAGTCCGCCCGGGTCCACCTGCCGCGGCGGATGAGCAGCCACTGCAGCAGCGGCGTGCGGTCCTCCGGATGGGCAGCATAGGCGAGCGCCCCCGAACGCAGCCGCGACAGCGCCTGCGCCACGCTCAGCTCCGGCCTGGTGCGCAACCACCTTTCCGCGCTATCCCCCGCACCTTCTAAGAAATCAGGATTGTCCAACACCAAAAGGTGCACGTTGCGGCGGTAGCGATTGCCGCAGGAGAGCTCCTCGCCAGGGATGACCACACAGCCTGTGGCCTCTGCGTTGAGCCTGGCCACCTCTGCCTGCATCTGGTGCCACTTTGGCAGCCTGTGGTCGTTGCGCAGGGCGCTCTCCGGGCTGTCGTCGAGGTCATAGGAGTGATCGGTGATGGCGAAAAAGCTCAGGCCTTGGGCCTTAGCCATGGCCAGTGTCGCCGCGATCGGCGCCCCAAACTCCACCTGGTCGCTGGTGAACGCGCTGTGGCAGTGGAGGTCGCCAAAGTGCCACCCCTCGGCCCTTGGGAGGGGTTCCTCAGCAAAGTGACATGCCAACGGCGCATGGGTAGAAAGCCGGTAGTTGTCGCTCACATAGGTCCGGCGCTCACCGCCTGTTACTACCGAGACCGCCGCGCGCACCTGGCAGGGACCCCTCACGCCCTCTGGACGTGGCAGAAAGAGGACGGTGTGCCACCATGGCTCCTTGATTGCCTGCCGCTGGAAGGTGACGGGCAACCTCAGCGTTCCATTACAGGGCGTGATGAGCTCCACCTCGACGCTACATAGCTCGATGGGGAAAAGGTGGGCGTCTTTCACCAACACGAGCACGGGGAGCCTCTGCCCAGGTTCCAGGCGATGCGGCACGTCCAGCACCACCTCCGGCTCCGCCTTGCGCAACCGGGAGGGGAAGAAGCGAAATGAATAATGGGTCTCGGCGTACGAAAGGCAGGGGACGAAAGGGAAAAGACGCATCGGTTTACGCTCCTCTCCGCGCCGTCTGCCTGGGGAAGGGCGCTCGTGCCCGGAGGTACTTGTCCAGCCCGTAGCGCAACTTGCTGAGCTGGCTCTCCACGAAAAAGCTGTCGATGCGCCACAGGAACGACGGGTCAAAGTAGCAGTTGATGGCGCAGCCTTGACAAAACGCAAGCCGTCCCTGGAGGCGAGTGAACCGCCGGCGCAACGGCGAGGCAAGGGCCGCGGCCAAGTCGCCGGCAATGGGCAGCCGCGCACACGCGCGATGGAAGCAGGGCAGCAGAAGTTCGTTGTCCGGGGAAATGACCACGGTGGCACTCACCGCGCGGCAACGGGGCGCCCGCGTCGAATTCCCTCCCTCCCGTCGCAGGCGCTGGAAGGCCCTGTTCAGGTAGACGAAGGGGGCAGCACGAAAGCGATCGAGGGCAGCCAGCGCCGGCTCGTCCAACGCATGCTCGGGCGAGGCACAGAACACTTGGTTGACAATGAGCTCGCAGCGTAGCTCTGCTGCAAGCCGGGCCAAAGAGGGCAGCTCGCGATAGGACTCCTTGGTGGCAGTGAAAAGCAGGTCAGGGGCTTCGCCCATGGCCTTGGCTATGCGCACCGATTCCAGGACGTGCTCCGGGTCGGGCCGCTTGCGCCAGAGGCGCTGCTTGGCGGGGTCGAGCGTGTCCAAGGAAAAATGCAGGAAATCCACTAACCCGCGCAACTCGCGGGCGCGGGCGGGGTAGAGGAGCGTGTTGGTGGTGACCGTGGTGTAGAACCCCAAGGCCTTGGCCTCGCGGAGCACCTCAGGCAGCTGCTTGTAGAGGAGTGGCTCCCCTCCGGTAAAGTCCACAAACCGCACACCTGCCGCCCTGAGTTGGCGCAGATTGCTGACTACTTCATACGGATCGGCATCGCGCACGCCGCGCAAGTCCTGCCGCTGCCAGATGTCGCAGTAGCGGCAGCCGGCGTTGCAGCGGTAGGTGATGTAGTAGAGGCACAGCAGGGGTGCACTGCGCCAGGAGGGCATGGCTCAGCTCCAGGATTCTTGCTCGACTGCCGCGAGAGAGTCGTCGGCAAGGACACCGTGCGGCGCAATCGCGTGCGAGTGGCGCAGCGCACGCAAGGGGTACGAGGTCCCTTTCCATGTCAGCACCCGCAAGAAGGGGAGCAGGGCCGCGCCTGCCACCACGTAGGTGGCAAACAGTGCCTCAAAGGCGACGAGTGCCTTGAGCGGCGTCTTAAGGCCCAGGGCTGCGCAGGTGCCACGGAGAAGGACAAAGTCGGTGAGCATCACAGCGAGCGGCAGAATCGCCGCCGCTGGGTGGTGCACCGCAAGGATCATCGCCAGGGGCAGCAAGAGGCGCGCGCCGCCGCCCAGTGCCAGCAACACCTTGCCCGGCGGCGCCACCGACCTACCGCCCACTGCCCAGCGCAGGCGCTGGTGCAGCAACTCCCGCCAGCTCCTCGATGGCTGGGTGAGCACCAACGCATGGCCGTCGCGTACGAACCGCACCTTCCACGCCGTGGACTTGGAAATTGCCTTGAAGAGCGCAAAATCCTCAGTCAGACTAAAGCCCACCCCGTGATAACCTCCCACTTCGTCGTAGGCCTGACGACGAAAGGCCAAGTTGTTGCCCACCCAGGTCAACGGCATGCCCAAGAGCCCAGCCCCTGAGGCGGCGGCAAGGAGGAACAGCCAGTCCAAAGCCTGCGCGCGAACGAAAAGCGCGCGCGCATCGCTGGAATGGGTTGCGACGGTGGTGAAGCCGCAGACCATCCCTGTGTCCCGGTCGAAGTGGCTGACCATGGTTCGCACCCACGTGGGCGGCACCACGCAGTCGGCATCCGTCATGAGCACGATCTCTCCGCTGCTCCGCTCGATGCCGGCCGCTACGGCCGCAGCCTTGCCGCAGAGGGTCGTGGTGCCATCCTGAACCCGCACCAGATGGGCGTGGCGGTGCTGTGCGCAGAAGGCAGCAAGAAGCTCCCCGGTGTGGTCGCGACTCTGGTGATCCACAAGGATGAGCTCCATCCTCTCCCGCGGATAGTCCAAGGCTGCCAGGGAAGCCAAGCAGTGGGGCAGGTTGGCCTCCTCGTCGCGCGCCGCAACCACGATGCTCACGTGCGGCACATCTTCGCTGCGTCGGTCGTGCCTACGCCTGCCTGCCAGGGCCAGCGCTATCCCGGCGCACACATAGGCAGAAGCGACCAGCAGCAACAGGCCCAGCCAAGCAGTCATCAGCGCTCCTTACCGGTGAGCGATGCTCCTTCACACCGCTCCAGGCTCATGCGCAGATCGAACGGTGAAGCGGGAAAGAGCATCTGCACGGGCACTCTCGTGCCTGCTGTGCTGAACCAAATGAGCACGCCGGAGCCCATGCCGGAAAGCCGGTTGGTAAGAATGTCGGTTTTCCACGCCCGCCACCGGGAAGAGGGGCTCTTGGTGCGCAACAGCACCTTGTCCGCACGGCACGTGCCGGCTGCCGTCTCTACCTCTTCCTGGCCAATGCGCTCGACGCTCACTTCCCAGGTCAGACCCTCGCCGTCCAGGGTGTAGGTGCGCTTTTCCTTGGGCGCCAAGGGGAAGGTGCGAAGGTGGTACACAAGGGAAAGGATGTCACGCGTCCCTGCCGGTGCCTCCCAAGTGCGCCCGTCCGCCGTGCGTGCCATCCCTGCCTCCTGGTCAAAAGCGATGTCCATGGTGTGGGACAGGTTCTTTTGACGGATCTGCTTGACGAGCCGGCGCAGCACCAGCTCGGCGTCTAAGTAAGCCTCGTACACGTTGTCTACCCAGAAGAACTTACGATAGAGCGAAGTGGTCTGCATGGTTGCCTTCAATGTGAGGGCCCCGTTTTCGCCTGGCAACACTTCCGTGCGAAA contains:
- the mpl gene encoding UDP-N-acetylmuramate:L-alanyl-gamma-D-glutamyl-meso-diaminopimelate ligase, which codes for MRRVEPGADIYFIAICGTAMAALAAMLKKLGYRVRGSDKDVYPPMSTFLAAQGIPVYEGFDAAHLEPAPDLVVIGNAMSRGNPEVEAVLERKLHYTSMPEALKEFVLRDRYSVVVTGTHGKTTTSSMIAWALECAGRDPGFLIGGVPCNFQQGFKYGSGRHFVVEGDEYDTAFFDKGPKFMHYLPDVAVINNIEFDHADIYTSLDEIKLAFRRFINIIPRNGLLVAGADDPVVMELAPRALCPVHTFGLKEGAAWRAVDTAFADGGTRFVALYQGKKEGEFHTQLMGTHNVRNALAAIATCRFLGLSCQEIAAALATFQGVRKRLELRAEVNGIKIYDDFAHHPTAIRETLSGVRALQPGARIWALYEPRTATARRKVFQKEFAQSFDAAEQVVVAPVHRPDKVRPEELFSVPELVADLRAGGKDAHHFPDVDAIVAFVAAHARPGDVIVTLSNGDFEGIHDKLKTALERKYGDGARQR
- a CDS encoding CehA/McbA family metallohydrolase → MRLFPFVPCLSYAETHYSFRFFPSRLRKAEPEVVLDVPHRLEPGQRLPVLVLVKDAHLFPIELCSVEVELITPCNGTLRLPVTFQRQAIKEPWWHTVLFLPRPEGVRGPCQVRAAVSVVTGGERRTYVSDNYRLSTHAPLACHFAEEPLPRAEGWHFGDLHCHSAFTSDQVEFGAPIAATLAMAKAQGLSFFAITDHSYDLDDSPESALRNDHRLPKWHQMQAEVARLNAEATGCVVIPGEELSCGNRYRRNVHLLVLDNPDFLEGAGDSAERWLRTRPELSVAQALSRLRSGALAYAAHPEDRTPLLQWLLIRRGRWTRADYRHPRLNGLQLLNGHTDVAARRTLRRWVSLLLAGQRLTIVAGNDGHGNFARFRQIGLPFLTMREHCHQIFGAARTGVLVEGELTLASLKAALRQGKTLVTTGPFLELRAESPAGTAHIGGTLRGSPARLVVTAKSTAEFGPLHRLTIWLGKKGARREEILWDCNRFPERFQHRAELTVENHADDLYVRGELSSRGPNGEHVCYTNPIWLTA
- a CDS encoding radical SAM protein, whose product is MPSWRSAPLLCLYYITYRCNAGCRYCDIWQRQDLRGVRDADPYEVVSNLRQLRAAGVRFVDFTGGEPLLYKQLPEVLREAKALGFYTTVTTNTLLYPARARELRGLVDFLHFSLDTLDPAKQRLWRKRPDPEHVLESVRIAKAMGEAPDLLFTATKESYRELPSLARLAAELRCELIVNQVFCASPEHALDEPALAALDRFRAAPFVYLNRAFQRLRREGGNSTRAPRCRAVSATVVISPDNELLLPCFHRACARLPIAGDLAAALASPLRRRFTRLQGRLAFCQGCAINCYFDPSFLWRIDSFFVESQLSKLRYGLDKYLRARAPFPRQTARRGA
- a CDS encoding glycosyltransferase, which produces MTAWLGLLLLVASAYVCAGIALALAGRRRHDRRSEDVPHVSIVVAARDEEANLPHCLASLAALDYPRERMELILVDHQSRDHTGELLAAFCAQHRHAHLVRVQDGTTTLCGKAAAVAAGIERSSGEIVLMTDADCVVPPTWVRTMVSHFDRDTGMVCGFTTVATHSSDARALFVRAQALDWLFLLAAASGAGLLGMPLTWVGNNLAFRRQAYDEVGGYHGVGFSLTEDFALFKAISKSTAWKVRFVRDGHALVLTQPSRSWRELLHQRLRWAVGGRSVAPPGKVLLALGGGARLLLPLAMILAVHHPAAAILPLAVMLTDFVLLRGTCAALGLKTPLKALVAFEALFATYVVAGAALLPFLRVLTWKGTSYPLRALRHSHAIAPHGVLADDSLAAVEQESWS
- a CDS encoding DUF3108 domain-containing protein — its product is MIPSLTLLVVLGCCWSAAAGAAQPASSEHERLTYKMHYGSFNAGTFRTEVLPGENGALTLKATMQTTSLYRKFFWVDNVYEAYLDAELVLRRLVKQIRQKNLSHTMDIAFDQEAGMARTADGRTWEAPAGTRDILSLVYHLRTFPLAPKEKRTYTLDGEGLTWEVSVERIGQEEVETAAGTCRADKVLLRTKSPSSRWRAWKTDILTNRLSGMGSGVLIWFSTAGTRVPVQMLFPASPFDLRMSLERCEGASLTGKER